The following are from one region of the Ktedonobacteraceae bacterium genome:
- a CDS encoding polynucleotide kinase-phosphatase, with product MNITIPELSLMILIGPSGSGKSTFAHKHFKSTEILSSDFCRGLVSDDENDQSATKDAFEVLHFVAAKRLGAGKLTVIDATNVQQEARKPLLALAREYHCLPVAIVFNLPEKLCQERNRYRSDRDFGPHVVRQQTMQLRRSLHGLEREGFSNVFVLSSPEQIDSVKIVRQPLWSNLKHEHGPFDIIGDVHGCFDELQTLLKQLGYEMREDEQKFYVHHPANRKALFLGDLVDRGPDIPGVLRLVMDMVEAGDALCIPGNHDVKLLRKLKGRDVKLTHGLAASIEQLEKEPAEFRERVARFIDGLVSHYVLDNGKLVVAHAGLKESMQGRASRAVREFALYGETTGETDEFGMPIRYNWAAEYRGKAMVVYGHTPVPEAEWLNNTINIDTGCVFGGKLTALRYPERELVSVPAARVYWESAKPFLSVVDQAPILTAQQQNDDVLDMEDVSGKRIISTRLQQHITIQEENAIAALEVMSRFAANPRWLIYLPPTMSPSETSSEPGLLEHPAEAFAYYRHEGVPKVVCEEKHMGSRAVVIVCRDEEAARKHFGVTGEGIGICYTRTGRRFFDDATLEVEMLARVRSALDAVDFWKRFSTGWVCMDCELMPWSVKAQALLLQQYASVGAAARAAIAGAVASLELAAEQGRDVEELLATYRNKQKLVTQYVHAYRQYCWPVHAVTDLKLAPFHLLATQGKVYTNKDHAWHMETLAEICRADEALLLATPFKIVDVTDAASIEEGIAWWRELTGRGGEGMVVKPLDFIIRGKRGIVQPTLKCRGPEYLRIIYGPEYSIPQNLEQLRKRGLGAKRSLALREFSLGVEALERFVRGEPLRRVHECVFGVLALESEPVDPRL from the coding sequence ATGAACATTACGATTCCTGAGCTTTCACTGATGATCCTCATCGGGCCTTCAGGTTCCGGCAAGTCAACTTTTGCCCATAAACACTTTAAAAGCACCGAGATCCTCTCATCGGATTTTTGTAGAGGCCTGGTCTCGGATGACGAAAATGACCAGAGTGCCACAAAGGATGCCTTTGAGGTGCTGCACTTCGTTGCCGCTAAGCGATTGGGTGCCGGAAAATTGACAGTGATTGATGCGACGAACGTTCAGCAGGAGGCCCGTAAACCTTTGCTTGCGCTGGCTCGCGAGTATCATTGTTTGCCTGTAGCAATCGTGTTTAACCTGCCTGAGAAACTGTGCCAGGAGCGTAACCGGTATCGCTCTGACCGCGATTTTGGGCCGCATGTTGTGCGCCAGCAGACGATGCAGTTGCGGCGTTCTCTGCATGGCCTGGAACGTGAGGGTTTCAGCAATGTCTTTGTCCTTTCCTCACCGGAGCAGATTGATAGCGTCAAGATTGTGCGACAACCATTATGGAGCAATTTGAAGCATGAACATGGTCCTTTCGATATTATCGGTGATGTCCATGGGTGCTTCGATGAACTACAGACGCTATTGAAGCAACTTGGTTATGAGATGCGGGAAGACGAGCAAAAATTCTATGTGCATCATCCTGCGAACCGGAAAGCTCTATTCCTGGGCGACCTGGTTGATCGCGGGCCAGATATCCCTGGAGTACTGCGCCTGGTCATGGACATGGTAGAGGCTGGCGATGCGCTTTGTATACCGGGCAATCACGACGTGAAATTGTTACGCAAGCTCAAGGGCAGAGATGTAAAACTCACACATGGCCTTGCCGCCTCTATCGAACAGTTGGAGAAGGAGCCGGCGGAGTTTCGCGAGAGGGTTGCGCGGTTTATCGATGGCCTGGTCAGCCATTACGTGCTTGATAATGGGAAGCTGGTTGTCGCTCACGCCGGTTTGAAGGAATCGATGCAGGGACGCGCTTCCCGCGCAGTACGCGAATTTGCTCTTTATGGTGAAACGACAGGCGAAACCGACGAATTTGGCATGCCCATTCGCTACAATTGGGCGGCTGAATATCGTGGCAAAGCAATGGTTGTCTATGGTCATACACCGGTACCGGAGGCCGAGTGGCTGAATAACACTATCAATATTGACACCGGCTGTGTCTTCGGCGGCAAACTGACGGCGCTGCGCTATCCTGAAAGAGAATTGGTGTCTGTTCCTGCTGCCCGTGTCTATTGGGAGTCGGCAAAACCGTTTCTCTCCGTTGTAGATCAAGCACCTATTCTTACGGCGCAACAACAGAACGATGATGTGCTGGATATGGAGGATGTATCCGGCAAACGCATCATTTCGACGCGCTTGCAGCAGCATATCACCATTCAGGAGGAGAATGCTATTGCTGCCCTGGAGGTCATGAGCCGGTTCGCGGCAAATCCCAGGTGGCTCATCTATCTTCCTCCAACGATGTCTCCTTCCGAGACGAGCAGTGAGCCTGGATTGCTCGAACATCCGGCGGAGGCGTTTGCCTATTATCGTCATGAAGGGGTGCCGAAAGTTGTTTGCGAAGAGAAGCATATGGGTTCGCGCGCGGTGGTGATCGTCTGCCGAGATGAGGAGGCCGCGCGCAAGCATTTCGGTGTAACGGGTGAAGGCATCGGAATTTGCTATACCCGTACCGGTAGGCGTTTCTTCGACGATGCGACACTCGAAGTGGAGATGCTTGCACGAGTTCGTTCTGCTCTGGATGCCGTTGATTTCTGGAAGCGGTTTTCAACCGGATGGGTGTGCATGGACTGCGAACTGATGCCCTGGTCGGTTAAGGCCCAGGCGCTGCTGCTCCAGCAGTATGCCTCCGTCGGCGCTGCCGCTCGTGCCGCGATCGCTGGTGCGGTGGCGAGCCTCGAACTGGCGGCAGAACAGGGCCGCGATGTTGAGGAATTGCTGGCGACCTATCGCAACAAGCAAAAGCTCGTCACACAGTATGTTCATGCCTATCGACAGTATTGCTGGCCCGTACATGCTGTGACCGACCTCAAACTTGCCCCGTTTCACCTGCTGGCGACTCAGGGCAAAGTTTATACGAACAAGGATCACGCCTGGCATATGGAGACGCTTGCCGAGATCTGCCGTGCTGATGAAGCGCTGCTGCTCGCTACGCCATTCAAAATTGTGGATGTCACCGATGCGGCAAGCATTGAAGAGGGCATTGCCTGGTGGCGGGAGCTGACCGGGCGCGGCGGCGAAGGAATGGTGGTCAAGCCGCTGGATTTCATCATAAGAGGAAAACGAGGAATCGTACAGCCCACCCTCAAATGCCGCGGGCCGGAATACCTCCGCATCATCTATGGGCCTGAGTACAGCATTCCCCAGAATCTGGAACAACTGCGCAAACGCGGATTAGGCGCGAAACGTTCGCTAGCCTTGCGCGAGTTTTCCCTTGGCGTTGAGGCCCTGGAGCGTTTTGTGCGCGGAGAACCCCTGCGCCGAGTGCATGAGTGCGTTTTTGGCGTGCTGGCGCTTGAAAGTGAGCCTGTTGACCCACGGCTGTAA
- a CDS encoding DUF433 domain-containing protein, translating to MLQQQPDRRVLSPGIVSDTQINGGKAIVEGTRVPVKIILVDLSQGMSVQEICEEYDLTEEQIKNALNYAAALVP from the coding sequence ATGTTACAACAGCAGCCGGATAGAAGAGTCCTATCTCCCGGTATCGTTTCTGACACTCAAATCAATGGGGGGAAGGCAATCGTGGAAGGGACACGTGTTCCTGTGAAAATCATTCTTGTTGATCTCTCTCAGGGAATGTCAGTACAGGAAATTTGTGAGGAATATGATCTGACAGAAGAGCAGATCAAGAATGCGCTAAACTATGCAGCAGCTTTAGTTCCATAG